The following DNA comes from Neomonachus schauinslandi unplaced genomic scaffold, ASM220157v2 HiC_scaffold_1092, whole genome shotgun sequence.
CCTCCTCTGTGGACTGGAGAGAGAAAGGCTACGTAACCCCTGTGAAGGATCAGGTGAGACAGTATTCAGCAGGTCCCTCTCCAAGAGTAAAGCCAAAAGGAACCAGTGTCCTTGCTATGGAAGTTGAGGAACCGTATACAGTTTGTTATGTTTTGAAAGAGATTTCAGATCTAAGGGCTGTTGTCAAAGTCTTGCTATTAATTTTGTAGACTAaaagctttttcattttgttttcagggTCAGTGTCAATCTTGTTGGGCTTTTAGTGCAACTGGTGCTCTCGAAGGACAGATGTTCCGGAAAACTGGCAAACTCGTGTCACTGAGTGAGCAGAACCTGGTGGACTGCTCTCGGTCTCAAGGCAATGAGGGCTGCAGTGGTGGCCTGATAGATTATGCCTTCCAGTATGTGAAGGACAACGGAGGCCTGGACTCAGAGGAATCCTATCCGTATCTTGCAAGGGTAAGTGGAGTTCCTCATCTTCTATCAAAGTTGAGCATATTCGGTAAAAACAGAGACTACGTTTAGAATATTCATTTTAGATTGTAGGCTCTGTATCTGCAAATGGTCAGAACTGTCATTAAAATGTATTAGCCTGGCCCAGTTCTCTGCCTAGAGGGTTACCATATAGCTAGCTGTTCCTACTTCTAGGTCACACAGCAacacaaataacattttatatatagcaCAGATCTCCAGAGTGAAAAATCTATGAACAAGTGGACCAAAACTGTGTCTCATTGAATAGATATCTGCtaatttcccaatttcaaaacaaTCAATCACAATTTGCATCTTGAGATGCTTTATAACAAACTTGACTTGGGAAATCACTCAGCTGCAAACTCTCTTGAGCTCATGTTCCCCAGGAAGTGGATGGTAATAATCAagtcccttcccctttccctttgaAAGAGTGAATCCTGCAAATACAGGCCTGAGAAATCTGCTGCCAATGTGACCACCTTCTGGCACGTCTTAAACAAGGAGGATGGTCTTATGACCACGGTGGCAACTGTGGGGCCGGTCTCTGCTGCTGTAGATTCAAGCCCGGATTCCTTCCAGTTCTATAAAAAAGGTAAGCGTTGGTCTACATAGAAAATTGGGCAGAAAAAATGGGTAACCAGCCTGACATACAGCAAGATTGACTCTAACTATGTGGAAATTAGGAGAGTGTGGATTTAGCATAGTGGCTCATTCTGTATATTAATCCTTGTTCCTATGGTCACCATTTGACATGACTTGACCCATATCCCCATGATTTTAAGCacttcataaatatatttaaatgactaCATAACTTGACTGGTATAGCTTACTTTACTTTGTTCCAACTGTTGGGCCTTGAAAATTCCCAAGGAATTTTACTACTGAAATCAACATTGGAAAGAAACCCTTGGCTCAAGTAATTTTGTGTTCTCTGCTGCTTCCTTAGGCTATCACATGGTAGAATGACCAAGTTTCAACAAGTGGTCTTTTATGCCCCTTCACTGTTCTTTACAAAAGAGGTGGTGACAGTGCGTATTTCTGCTAATATTAGATGATGTCCGAAATCCCTAACCCACCTAAACAAAAAGATCTGATTTCTAAATCTTATCTGGATTTATATCACAACTGAATTTTGAGCTGCCTCCTTTACTGTGGTTACTAGGTTATTGTCACACGTTATCATGGCACTTGGATGTTCCACCTCAGCattgaattttacttttccaGGCATTTATTATGATCCAAATTGCAGCAGTGAAAGCCTGAATCATGGTGTTCTGGTGGTTGGCTATGGCTTTGAAGGAGCAGAATCGGATAACCAAAAATACTGGATTGTCAAGAACAGgtataaagagtaaaaaaatactTATCTTTGAAATTGAAAAGGGAGTCCTTTTTGGAATGAACGTTGAGCTGCAGATCCTCAAACCCTGAACATACTTCTGAAATCCCAGAAGTGTTTATCCCACTGAGGGGGAACAGAGACAATTCATGTGATGACACCAGAGCTTGCTAGGTTCCTGCTGTGGTTTCACTACCATTGCATTCCTCAACttgaaaattttcttatttctgaaacACATCTGACCCCAAGAGTTTCCTTTTCCTGCCTCTCATTTTGCACTTCTGTGAAAGGTTCTTCCTGAATCTCTCTTGGCCTCTGGTGCACTCCTCAGTATCAGGTGTGATTGTTCGTGAAAAGAAATGTGTTGGATTGTTTGTAAGAAATGGCCAACCCTGTCTCCTTCCAGCTGGGGTACAAACTGGGGCACGCAGGGCTACATGCTGTTGGCCAAGGACCGGGACAACCACTGTGGAATCGCCACCATGGCTAGTTTTCCTGTCGTGTGAGCTGAGGGCGTAAAGAAGACCTTGACTGGGGACAGAATATccagaaaatgaattttattttaaagctgacCACACCTTATGGTGTGGGATAAAACACTTGAACCACTGAAGACCCAAGTTGTGATTTGATTGTGCGGCATTTTACACTGGGAATGTTACCACTTCGCTCATCACTGCTGTAAACACCTTTGTATGACTGACTTGTCTAATAActtttggattttcattttttaaaaaaatgtatgaagttttacattttaaaaataaaacaacttcaaGGTGGAAGTGAGGTAAAATGTTAATACATTAACCTTTTATAGAGTCAAAATGGGACCGGGCTCTAGGGACATCCCTGGCTGTGCCAGGGGTCAACTGGGAGAATACTGGGTGACCCAAATGTTTTGAGTATAGATGACACccaatgttacgttagtttcaggtgcacaacacagTAATCTGCCAACCCTACACAGtaagctatgctcaccacagggGTAGCTCTTGTCTGTCAGTCTCACGGTACGAGTACAACGCGCTTACAGCACCATCGGcgatattccctatgctgtgccttttattcctgtgacttattctccataactggaagcctgtaccccCCAGTCCCCTTCACCCctagtaaaaagtaaaaagacatccTTAGCTACACAGATGGGACTTCAAAGCTCAGAAAGCTGGAAATAAACCTTGTGGCTTTTTTACTAATCTACAACCTCAGCCCAAATTCCACTTAGAATTCCTGAGATTTAAAGCTCCCATACACCGGTTTTCTCTATCCTGTCAATTTCTCACGCATTATTGtctttgtctaaaatgtataaaaactgccCNNNNNNNNNNccccccccccgccccggctcatactctctctctctcaaataaagaaataaataaaatcttttaaaagaaaacaacagaaagaatCACACCTCAGCATATGcaagtaacttttattttaaaaagcaaaactttctgcaaccttttaaaacatgaaaattcaaAAGTCATGAAGCAAGTGACTCACACAACACTGATTAGAGCAGGGAGTAAGGAAGTAGTGATGTCTCCAGTGTGAACAGTCACAGAATCAAATCATAAGTGGGATCTTCGGTGATTCAAGTGTTTCAGCCACACAGTAAGGTGTGgtcagctttaaaataaaattcgtTTTCCGGACATTCTGTCCCCAGTCAAGGCCTTCTTTGCATCCTCAGCTCACACGACAGGAAAGCGGGCCATGGTGGCGATTCCACACTGGTTGTCCCGGTCCTTGGCCAACAGCACGTAGCCCTGCGTGCCCCGGTCCCTGCCCCCGCTGGAAGAAGACAGCGTTTGCCAATTACTACAAACAATCCAACACATTTCTCTTCGTGAACAATCACACCTGATACTGAGCAGTGCGCCAGAGGCCAGCACAGATTCCGGAAGAATCCGGAGAGGCCGTTCCTGTTCATGCGTGCGTTCTAACCCAGCACACAATACTCCTATCCCAGACCTTTCACAAAACTGCAACGTGAGCAGGAAAAGGAAACTCTTGGGGCCAGATGTGGTtcggaaatttttttaaaaagtccaatttAGAAATGCAACGGTACCAAAACTATCGCAGGACCCTAGCAAGCTTGAGATAGTATCTTACTGTGGTCATCACGTGAATATGTCTGTGTTCCAACTAAGTGGGGTAAACACTGCTGGGATTTCAGAAGTGTGCTCAAGAGTTGGGCGACTTGTCTCCAAACACTGATTCCAAATCCTTTTCGATTTCCAAGATAAGTATTCTTGGCTTTTTATACCTGTTCTTGACAATCCAGTATTTTTGGTTCTCGGGTTCTTCTCCTTGAGAGCCATAGCCAACCACCAGAGTACCGTGATCCAGGTCTTCACTGCTGCAGTTTGGATCATAATAAATGCCTGGAAAGTAAAATCCAATGTTGGGGTGAGGGTTCCCATGTGACATGTGATAGTAACCCAGCCTATCAACCACGGTAAGGGAGAAGTATCAAAATTTAATCGTGATATAAATCCAGATGAGATTTAAAAGTCAGGTGGTTTTGTTTAGCTAGACTGGCAGTTTAGGCCCTCATCTAATGCTAGCAGAAATACAAATTGTCACAATCTCTTTTGTAAACAGTAGTCAAGAGACATAAAAAACCACCTGCCACAACCTTATGATTCTCCTTAAAGGATGTGAGCCTAGGGAAACAGCAGAGAACACAAAATTACTTGGGCCAAGGGCTTCTTTCCAGTGTTAAGTTCAGTagtaacattctttaaaaattttcaaggtCTAACAATTGGAAAAAAGTAAAGCGAGCTATACCAATCAAATTATGTAGCCATTTAAATATACTTATAATGTGTTTAAAATCATGGGAATTTGGGTCAAGTCATGGCAAGTGGAAAGGGCGGGCAGAAATATTACGTGTACAGGATGAACAACTATGTCAAATCCACAACCCCCCACCCGAAAATTCTACATTGAATTCTGCATACCGAAGTGTCACTCTTGCTGTATGTTAGTGTGGTTTTTCCAATTTTCCTACCTTTATCTCCACACAGACAAATGCTTACCTTCTTTATAGACCTGGAAGGGATCCAGGCTTGCGGGGACAGCAGCAGAGACAGGCCCCACAGCTGCCTCCGCCACCAGAAGGGACGCCCCCTGCTGAGGGATGTTCACGAGGCCAGTGACATTGGCAGCAGAATACTCGGGTGTGTATTTGCAGGATCCGTCCTTtcaaagggaaaggggaagagatttGATTGCTACCATCCACCTCCTGGGGAACATGAGTTCAAGACAGCTTACAGGTAAGGGATTTCCAAGCCAATTTGTCGTAACGCATCCCAGGAGCTGAAATGCTGGTGGTTGTTTTGAAACTGAAAAACTACCTTGTGTGTATTCGATGAATTATTCTGGGTCTACGTGTCCTTAAGAATGTTTTCACTCGGGAGAAATCTGTAAGCTATATAGAACGCTGTGCATGTCTCCCTGTAGCATAGAAATGAAAACAGCCCCGTGGTAACCATCTAGGCAGAGAGCTGTGCCCGGCTAATATGGTTTAATGACGGTTCTGACAGTTTACAGCTGTAGAGTCCACCATTTAAAATGCGAATATTAAATATGGTATCCGTTTTCTTCAAAAGCATACAACTCTGAGAGCAGAGCTGAAATGATAACAGGTGAGGGGCTCCACTCACCTGTGCACGATATGGATCGGATTCCTCTGAGTCCAGGCCTCCGTTGTTCCGAACGTGCTGGAAGGCATAATCCATCAGGCCTCCATGGCAGCCCTCGTTGCCTTGAGACCAAGAGCAGTCCAGCAGGTTCTGCTCACTCAGTGACATGAGTTTGCCAGTTTTCTGGAACATCCGTCCTTTGAGGGCACCAGCTGCTCTAAAAGCCCAACCAGAAGCACACTGACCCTGAAACCAAATTATAAAGCTCTCAGGCTAAACTGGAATGAAACTAAAAATGTAGTGAAATCTAATCACCTGCttttttttctgcaaagaagGGAAACAGGCATGAGAAAGATAGGCAGGAAAGTGGGAGATGGTGGGCCGGTCTCTAAGATGGGGCTGTACATCAGTCTGAATTCTCCAGAGACACAGAGCCAATAGGATTCAAGCCCCCTAACCcacacagacatacagacacacagacacacagacacacacacagacacacacacacacacacacacacaccctatgcCACAGccttgaggcagaattccttcttccccCGGAAATCCCAGGTTTGTTCCTAAGACATTTAACTGATCGGTGAGGCTGAAGGGGTTCATGACACGCTCCCCCAGAATATGCCGTGTTGGCATACTGGTTATTTTCATCTGAGGGCACATGAGAAGCAGCAGAGGTAGAAAGGGCTCTCTGATATCCCCTTTCCGAAAGCAGGTCATAACATTTCCCCCGAGAAAGGGGTTCTCCCCTGAGAAAGGAACCAGCAAGAGAACATCCTGATCACCAGGGGCTGGGAGTCCACACCCAACCGCATCTGTGCAAACACACTTCCCAAATAACCCTgatcttcccttccttctgcctcctgcccccacaggtATCTCCTCGTCCTTCCCCACAACTTACTGCCCTTTGTCTTGTCATTTCTCTACAAATTTATCATTTCTCTGTCTAGAATGTATAGGAGCTTCCAGCTCTGGTCAATTCTTTGGGTCTTCCTTCTCTCATGAAGGCTCCCAGGTGCatataaaaactgaattaaaCTTGAGCGCTTTTTTCCTGTGAATTTACCTTATGTCAGTTTAATTCCTGGGCCAGGCCAGAGATCCTAAGAGGGTGGAGGAAAatttcccacccccctcccacatgcccacccacattattttttttttaattttttattgttatgttaatccccatacattacatcattagttttagatgaagtgttccatgattcattgtttgtgcataacacccagtgctccatgcagaacgtgccctcctcaatacccatcaccaggctaacccatcctcccacccccctcccctctagaaccctcagtttgtttttcagagtccatcgtctctcatggtttgtctacctcttcgatttcccccccttcattcttcccctcccgctaccttcttcttcttctttttttttttaacatataatgtattatttgtttcagaggtacaggtctgtgattcaacagtcttgcacaattcacagcgctcaccatagcacataccctccccagtgtctatcacccagccaccccaaccctccccccacccactccagcaaccctcagtttgtttcctgacattaagaattcctcatatcagtgaggtcatatgatacatgtctttctctttttgacttatttcgctcagcataataccctccagttccatctacgtcgttgcaaatatgcccacccacattattgaaagaaatctttatttaaaCGAAGTCCGCTGATTGTAATTGTTAATCACTTCTATGCAGGAACTTCACAGCAAGTTCCAGAAAGGTGTTTGACCGAAGAGCTGGGCACTCTGGATGCCCTCACCTGTCTGCTACCTCTCAGGCCCCAGTTCTGTTTTTGAAGCCTGGACTCATGTCTGGGGGCTTACCCTTCATCCTTTTTTGGGCCCAAGACACACCAATCCACTGTGTCTGGtcctttctcatctgcaaagtagCCACGTGGCCCTCACTGGCAGGTGAGGAAGATGCATCCGAAACTGGCTCTGGGACATCCGTCCTGCAGCTCCACTGGGTTGTAGCCATCTGGGGTCAAATGACCATGATCTCTAATGTGTATCTCTATTATTGAAATCCTATGTATGCATGTTCACTTTTCGAAAATATGAAGTCTTTTCCTTGTTAAGATAATGTACCTTTGTCCCTGTAGATCGTTGGTCCCATTTTGCTTCATTCCAGGGTTGGGTCAGACAGAACCAGAGGGCAGCTGACCTAAGATGCGCATGTTCGTGACTACAAGGACCAGAGGCCATCCAGTCTGCTCCTAATGGACCACTGGCACATTCGGTTATGTCTTTGGAGCCCTgtcaaaaataaaaccacagggcgcctgggtggctcagtcgttaagcgtctgccttcggctcaggtcatgatcccaggatcctgggatcgagtcccgcatcgggctccctgctcggcgggaagcctgcttctccctcccccactccccctgcttatagttccctctctcgctgtgtctctctctgtcaaataaataaataaaatcttttaaaaacaacaacaacaacaacaaaaaaacccacaggccCCACATGGCATCACTTAGGTAAAGGTCCCAAATCAGTAAACCAAGACCTAATACCTAAGCTAACCGCAGTTTCAACCTCCTCCCAGCTGAAATCTGACCTGTACCTGGTGATAATAGGAATGTCCTGGTCAGCACCAGGCCATGTACTGACAGGCCCTTTCTGTCCTCCTAAGGAAAGCGACCTTGCCTCAAACAACagattctttgctaataatttccctttctctgctccctctccctacctTTACAAACCTTTCTTTTTCCGTAGGTCTTAGAGTTCTCCTCTACTTGCTAGATAAATGGGaagctgcctgattcatgaatcctTTGttaagccaattagatctttgtAATTTACTTGGTTTCTTATTATTTAACGccttatattataatatattaagaagttaatatattaaaaacttcCCCCACTTCTACTTTGAAacggttttattttaaaactttatacatcagtataagatataaaaattcaaaagttcTTGGACAAGTCAATCACACAAAGCTGTTCAAAGCAGCAATTAAAGAAGTCACAGAATCAGATCACAAGTTGGATCTCCAGTGGTTCGAGTGTTTTATCCCACGCAATAAAGTATGATCAGTTGTAAGATAAAATTCCTGTTCTGCATATTCTGTCCCCAGTCAAGGTCTTCTTTATACCTTCAGCTCACACAATGGGAAAACTGGCTGAGGTGGCGATTCCACAGTGGTTGTCCCGGTCTTTGGCCATCAGTATGTAGCCCTGCGTGCCCCAGTCCGTGCCCCAGCTGGAAGAAGACAGCATTTGACATTTATCAGAGGAATAAACACATTTATCCGTATGAACAATCACACCTGATACTGAGCAATGCACCAGAGGCCAGGACAGATTCCGGAAGAATCCGGAGAGGCCGTTCCTGTTCATGCTTGAGTTTTAACCCAGCACAGAATTCTACCCTCAGACCTTTCACAGACTACAAATGAGAGACCATAAAATGCTTAGGGTCAGATGTGTTTCTGAAATAGGAAAACATTTCCAATTTAGAAATGCAATGGTACCAAAACTATCGCAGGACCCTAGCAAGCTTGAGACAGTATCTTACTGTGGTCATCACGTGAATATGTCTGTGTTCCAACTAAGTGGGGTAAACATTGCTGGGATTTCAGAAGTGTGCTCAAGAGTTGGGGGACGTGCCTCCAAACACTGATTCCAAAAAGGATTCCCTTTTCAACCTTAAAGATAAGTATTCTTGGCTTTTTATACCTGTTCTTGACAATCCAGTATTTTTGGTTCTCAGGTTCTTCTCCTTGAGAGCCATAGCCAACCACCAGAATACCGTGATCCAGGTCTTCACTGCTGCAGTTTGGATCATAATAAATGCCTGGAGAAGAGAAATTCAGTGCTGGGGTGAGGATCTCTGGGAACATGTGATAGTAACCCAGCCTATCAGCCACAGTCAGGGAGGCATTTCAAAATTCAGTT
Coding sequences within:
- the LOC110569944 gene encoding procathepsin L-like; translation: SVDWREKGYVTPVKDQGQCQSCWAFSATGALEGQMFRKTGKLVSLSEQNLVDCSRSQGNEGCSGGLIDYAFQYVKDNGGLDSEESYPYLARESESCKYRPEKSAANVTTFWHVLNKEDGLMTTVATVGPVSAAVDSSPDSFQFYKKGIYYDPNCSSESLNHGVLVVGYGFEGAESDNQKYWIVKNSWGTNWGTQGYMLLAKDRDNHCGIATMASFPVV
- the LOC110569942 gene encoding procathepsin L-like is translated as MTRQRAGQCASGWAFRAAGALKGRMFQKTGKLMSLSEQNLLDCSWSQGNEGCHGGLMDYAFQHVRNNGGLDSEESDPYRAQDGSCKYTPEYSAANVTGLVNIPQQGASLLVAEAAVGPVSAAVPASLDPFQVYKEGIYYDPNCSSEDLDHGTLVVGYGSQGEEPENQKYWIVKNSGGRDRGTQGYVLLAKDRDNQCGIATMARFPVV